The window GGTGCCCGGTGGGGTCGTGCTGTCCGGTCATACCGATGTAGTGCCGGTGGACGGACAGCACTGGACGGTCGATCCGTTTTGCCTGAGCGAGGTCGGCGGCAAGCTGTACGGCCGGGGCACCGCCGACATGAAAGGCTATTTGGCTTCAGTGCTGGCGGCGGTGCCGATGTTCCTCGCCAGCCCGCTTCGCCGGCCCGTGCATCTGGCGTTCTCCTATGACGAAGAGGTCGGTTGCCTGGGCGTACGCAGTCTGCTGCAAGTGCTGGCGCAACGCATTCCCCAGCCTGCGTTGTGCCTGATCGGCGAGCCCACCCAACTCCAACCGGTGTTGGGCCACAAAGGCAAGTTGGCGATGCGTTGCCATGTCAAAGGGGCGGCCTGTCATTCGGCCTATGCGCCCTACGGGGTGAACGCCATCGAACAGGCAGCGCGCCTGATCAGTCGGTTGGGGGAGATCGGCGCGAATCTGGCCGAACCTTCACAGCACGATGCGCGCTTCGATCCGGCGTACTCCACGGTGCAGGTGGGCGTGATCCAGGGCGGTACCGCGTTGAACATCGTCCCGGCCGATTGCCGCTTCGATTTCGAAGTGCGCGCCTTGCCGGATTTCGCCCCACAAGTCGTCGTCGAGCAATTGCGCGAGTACGCCGAGCAGGCGTTGCTGCCGGCGATGCGGGCCGTGCAAGGCGACACCGCGATCCGGTTTGAACCACTGTCTGCCTACCCGGGCCTGGCAACCCGACCTGACAGCGCCGCCGCGCGTCTGGTGGCCGAGCTGTGCGGCAGTGATGCCTTCAGCACCGTGGCATTCGGCACCGAAGGCGGCCTGTTTGATCAGGCCGGAATCCCGGCGGTGGTCTGCGGCCCCGGCAGCATGGATCAGGGGCACAAAGCCGATGAATACGTGAGCGTTGAACAGATGGCGGCCTGCGACCGATTGATGGATCGCCTGGCGAGCCATCTCAGCGAACCCAACGACTTCTGAGACAAGGAATTTGCGGTGAACGATTTCAATGTTTGGAAAACCCGGGCCGCGCAACTGCGCCTGAAGGATAACGCCCTGATTGACGGCCTGC is drawn from Pseudomonas rhizophila and contains these coding sequences:
- the argE gene encoding acetylornithine deacetylase; translated protein: MSELRSRALLASLVGFATVSRESNLALIEFVRGYLHDLGVSCELIYNPERTKANLLASIGPAVPGGVVLSGHTDVVPVDGQHWTVDPFCLSEVGGKLYGRGTADMKGYLASVLAAVPMFLASPLRRPVHLAFSYDEEVGCLGVRSLLQVLAQRIPQPALCLIGEPTQLQPVLGHKGKLAMRCHVKGAACHSAYAPYGVNAIEQAARLISRLGEIGANLAEPSQHDARFDPAYSTVQVGVIQGGTALNIVPADCRFDFEVRALPDFAPQVVVEQLREYAEQALLPAMRAVQGDTAIRFEPLSAYPGLATRPDSAAARLVAELCGSDAFSTVAFGTEGGLFDQAGIPAVVCGPGSMDQGHKADEYVSVEQMAACDRLMDRLASHLSEPNDF